One Scomber japonicus isolate fScoJap1 chromosome 1, fScoJap1.pri, whole genome shotgun sequence DNA window includes the following coding sequences:
- the galnt2 gene encoding polypeptide N-acetylgalactosaminyltransferase 2 — protein MRRKSRILLCFAVLWVLGIAYYFYSGTALSRKDDWGSSDLSSKNKARNSDDKTHSLETLPPGKVRWQDFDQDLYVGATVVRPGQDPYARNKFNQVESDKLRMDRAVPDTRHDHCRHKQWKSELPASSVVITFHNEARSALLRTVVSVLKKSPPNLVKEIILVDDYSDNPEDGALLGKIEKVRVLRNDRREGLMRSRVRGADAATAPVLTFLDSHCECNDHWLEPLLERVAEDKTRVVSPIIDVINMDNFQYVGASADLKGGFDWNLVFKWDYMTLDQRRARQGNPIAPIKTPMIAGGLFVMDKEYFELLGKYDMMMDVWGGENLEISFRVWQCSGSLEIIPCSRVGHVFRKQHPYTFPGGSGTVFARNTRRAAEVWMDEYKNFYYAAVPSARNVPYGNIQSRLEMKKRLGCKPFKWYLENVYPELRVPDHQDIAFGALQQGGNCLDTLGHFADGVVGVYECHNAGGNQEWALTKDKSVKHMDLCLTVVDRTAGSLIKLQGCRENDSRQKWEQIESNSKLRHVGSNLCLDSRSARMGGLTVEVCSPSLNQQWKFTLNLQS, from the exons gATGATTGGGGCTCCAGTGACTTGTCCAGCAAAAACAAAGCTCGCAACTCTGATGACAAGACTCACAGCCTGGAGACTCTGCCCCCAG gtAAAGTACGCTGGCAGGATTTTGACCAGGATCTGTACGTTGGAGCCACGGTGGTTCGACCAGGTCAGGACCCGTACGCCAGGAACAAGTTCAACCAGGTGGAGAGTGACAAACTTCGCATGGACCGAGCCGTGCCCGACACAAGACATGACCA tTGTAGACACAAGCAGTGGAAATCGGAACTGCCAGCCTCCAGTGTGGTCATCACCTTCCATAATGAAGcccgctctgctctgctgcgGACTGTGGTCAG TGTCTTGAAGAAAAGTCCTCCAAACTTGGTCAAAGAGATCATTTTGGTTGACGACTACAGTGATAACC CGGAAGACGGAGCGCTGCTTGGGAAGATTGAGAAAGTGCGCGTGTTGAGAAATGACCGCAGGGAAG GTCTGATGCGTTCAAGGGTTCGTGGTGCAGACGCTGCCACGGCACCAGTGCTCACCTTCCTGGACTCCCACTGTGAATGTAATGACCACTGGCTAGAGCCGCTACTGGAGAGAGTGGCtgag gaTAAGACCAGAGTAGTGTCTCCTATAATTGATGTCATCAACATGGACAACTTCCAGTACGTAGGAGCCTCGGCTGATCTGAAAGGAG gttttgACTGGAATTTGGTCTTTAAATGGGACTATATGACTCTGGACCAGAGACGTGCTAGACAAGGAAACCCCATTGCCCCAATAAA GACTCCGATGATAGCAGGGGGTTTATTTGTCATGGATAAGGAATACTTTGAGCTGCTGGGGAAGTATGACATGATGATGGATGTATGGGGTGGAGAAAACCTGG aaatCTCGTTCCGTGTGTGGCAGTGCAGTGGCAGTCTGGAGATCATTCCATGCAGCAGAGTTGGTCACGTCTTCAGAAAGCAACATCCATACACCTTCCCTGGAGGCAGCGGGACTGTGTTtgcaag GAACACACGGAGAGCAGCAGAAGTGTGGATGGATGAGTACAAAAACTTCTACTACGCTGCTGTCCCCTCAGCGAGAAATGTACCCTACGGAAA TATTCAGAGTCGTTTGGAGATGAAGAAGAGATTAGGCTGTAAGCCGTTCAAATGGTACCTGGAGAATGTCTACCCTGAACTGCG GGTCCCAGATCACCAGGATATAGCATTCGGAGCATTGCAGCAGGGAGGAAACTGTCTGGACACGCTGGGTCATTTTGCTGATGGGGTGGTTGGCGTCTATGAATGCCACAATGCAGGGGGAAACCAG GAATGGGCCCTGACCAAGGATAAATCAGTCAAACACATGGACTTGTGTCTGACTGTAGTGGACAGAACAGCCGGCTCCCTCATCAAACTACAAGGCTGTCGAGAGAATGACAGCAGACAG AAATGGGAGCAGATTGAGTCCAACTCGAAACTTCGTCACGTGGGCAGTAACCTTTGTCTGGACAGCCGCAGTGCTAGGATGGGCGGACTCACTGTGGAGGTCTGCAGCCCCAGCCTCAACCAACAGTGGAAGTTCACCCTCAATTTACAATCATAG